CCGGAATGAAGAGTGCGCTcatgaaaatgttgaattatGAGGCGGGTGAGTTCGGTATTCTTCGGTAGGAGGATGGGATTTCGAGCATCACTCGATAAATCGGCATTATTTAAACGGCCACGGCAGCGAATGATCGAATCAGCATCCAAATAAAGATCCAACTGGGATATCAGTGCTGGTCGACGTCCCTTGTGGTCTCCACGTAGATACTCGTATTCGTTggcaaaaaaacgaaattgaaaaGAGACGATCCATTTGCGTTCCGCTTGGATGAGTTCCAGTGTGGAAAGAAATTCGCGATTCCATTCCGCTTTCGGTCGTTGAAAATTGCTAAATTGTCGAGAAACATATGCCGTTGTTCTTTTCAACGAACTCCAGTTGAAACGGACGATGTCGATAACTGTTGAAATATCCAGTGGCAGGGGGAGTCGTTCCGGAGCTGCGATGGTGGAAATTTCTGCAAGAtgaagaattttaatttgactGAGGCTAGAGACGCTCCATTGCGGCCATTCATCTTCGGAAGATAACCATAGTGGGCCCCGTGTCCAAATCGAAGACGTTTGAAGTTGCTGGAGCGTTAGGCCTCTCGTTACCAGATCAGCTGGATTTGAAGCAGTGGGGCAGTAATGCCAACTGGCTTGATGAAGAcggttgaatgtgatgatcGTGGAGACACGGTTAGCGACGAAGAGATTCTTCTGTTTGTCGTTTTTTGACAACCAATATAAAACAATTTGACTATCAGACCACATGGTGACTGATAGAGAGATCCCGAGGACTTGGAAGGCGGTGATGATCGTCGTCGCGATGCGAGTTCCAATAAGGGCTGCCATGAGTTCTAGCTGCGGAAGAGTCAACTGAGGGCCGTTGCCTTTCAGCGGGGCGACTCGAGCCTTGGAAATAACGAAGGAAGAGTTCTAGCCGTCAAGGAGATAGGCGACAGCACCATATGCTTGCTGACTGGCGTCGACAAAAATATGAAGAGATTTTACGCGAGACCTATCACCGAAGTAGGAACGGGGAACCTTGGGTTTTGCGTCAGAAAGGGAGCTGCATAAACCAAGCCAGCGATCAGCGAAAGAAGCCGGTAAAGGATCGTCCCATTGTAATTCTTCTCTCCAAATTTCTTGCATAAGAATGCGGGCAGGAATAGAAAGAGGCGTAATGAATCCAAGTGGGTCGTAGATGGAAGAAAGTCTGCGAAGAACATCACGCTTGGTGGGTGAAGTGGAACAAAACGGcgttaaaaagaagagaggtAGCTGTAGAGTGTCTGTAGTGTCAAGCGATCCCACAAAAGACCCAAAGTTTTGGTGAGAGTCGAAACATCCGCCACACCTCCCGAGATAGCACGTTCGTTGAGAGATCGATCGCTGAAAGCCCATGATTGTAAGGATAGCGATGCGGCTTGAAAAGTAGAGAGTGATTCAGCGTAGTAATTCAATGCTTCTTCTGGAGTTTCACTTCCCGAAATCAGATTATCAACGTAGATATTAGCTTCGATGTCAACACTGATGGGAGTTGAACTACGCTTAAGATGCTTTTTGATcactgaatttaaaatgaatggACTGCTACTTGCTCCGAATGGAACAACTTTAAAACGGTAAATGACAAAGTCGGAATCGGGATCGTTGTCATTGCTGAGCCAAAGGAAGCGAATGAAGTCACGATCAGCTTCGTGAAGTTGTACCTTGTGAAACGCTTTCTCAATGTCGGAAGAAAAACCAATGCGATGCACACGAAATCGAAGCAGAATGTGGAGCATATCGTTTTGAAGAGGAGGACCAATGAGGAGGCAGTCGTTGAGGCTTGCACCATGTCTAGTTTTGCAGGAGCAATCGTACACGATACGAATCGGAGTTGTAGCAGAATCCTTTTGAACAGCAAAATGCGGAATGTAGTGACAACCGTGTGGCGCCTGTTGAGTACGAGGCACCCGCTCGATGAATCCGGCAGAAAGTTGGTCACGGATAATTTTACTGTACAGCTGTAAGAGCTGAGGTTTTTTCAGAAGACTCTTGACCGTGTGGCGAGTTCGTCGTTGGCAAATGAGATAATTAGATGGCAGTTCTGGATGGTCATCTTTCCATGGTAGCCGCGCTGTGTACTGGTTACCTTGATAAGTAATGCAATCAGCTTGATAGGTTGCCGCTGCATCTGCGTTCTCGACGTCAGGAAGAATTCCTAAAGTTTCATGTGACCATAAACGAGTGATGTCGTCTAGTTGAACAGCGGAGATGTGAAAACTGGACGACATCACTCGTTTCACTCGCTCACaaagcgctagatctagcgcgaaatatttgacttcattatttttcgcgctaaatatatattttagctAGTTATTTGCGTTTGTAAATTATGTCATGAATTTAAATGTGCTAAATTTGACGAATTGCGCGCAAGTTAATCTTAAGCTTAAAAGCGCAATGCGCGCTTAGATAcagctagatctagcgcgaacaattaaaaaattttggccCAGCGACTCAGGTTTGCAGCTATGAATTTTAGCCCGATGTTAAATGCGCTAAATTTTGTAGATCGCGCGCAAGTAAATTAGAAGTAAGTCATCAGCGCCATGCGCGCATATAAATAGCGGAAAAATAGGCTATTTAATGTAACATATAAATAtgtatttaattgtttttcacgcAGCAAGCTGCGtaaaacagcggacgggcgacGCTTAGCGCTTAGAACACTTATTTATTGGTCACTTTGCCGTTCCATAATATGGTAttccttttttcagtttttttttataaaacaaaaaaggaataccTTTAAGTCATCAAAGAATCTCGAAGTTTAATATTAGTTGTATGTCTTCTTTTATCAATTCCCATGTATCAATCATTAATCAACAATTAATAAATGATTCAACAATGAGTGATATaggtaaatgaaaatgtataggTTTTATTAACGTTTCCTTtatcaataaatatttaatggtTGATTTCTTCGTATTAACtgtggtttcatatttttttatttatttcgattAGCTTGAtttatgtttgattatttcatcaacgtttaataattaaatactTATATATTGGTTGATTTAATCATTTATCAATGCAAATTGATATGTTTAATGATGACGCGgagttaaaataaattaaacgaTAGGCCCTACATATGTTGTATAAAGGGAAAAACGGCATATGGGGTGCCGTTGTACCTTTTTAACAACAAACCTATCATTTAACATCAATCTATAattaaacaaacaacattATATAAAACACTTATCTAAACAAACATCAAAGGGTAACATAGCGTCAAACCAGGGATATTAGATTTATCAAATCTAACTTGCAATCAAACCTAAccttaaaatcaaatgtaaaataatagCTTCGTAAACCTGCATCAAACCTTTTATCTATTATTCAATCgggcaaattaaaaataaaacaaaaattcagaaataatgTAGCCTATACTAACCCCGGAGCATTAACAACTCATATGGGATATGGCGAATGGTTTTGCCTCCATTCTTTTCTCCCCGccccttttttaaactttgtcaTCTAGCGGTTAGAATCACGCAACACAAAACACCAATTATGATGCTGTTGCACTTctaattttgtaatttgatTTCTGTACTTGATTTTCATTATATTTCATGCCATTTCGTTATGTCTAGAATGGCGATCTACCATCATCCCCATTCGCCCCCATCatttttacgaaaaattatttcagatcGTATACATGTACCAGAAATAAGGAATCGGGAAATTGACTGGCTTCACGCAGAGATCAGGGACAACTTTTAAAGTAGCAAACAAGGTGCGTCAGtcatcaatcaattttttttttatttttgaaaatgcacTGGTGGAACGTGTCCCTGGATTTGCGCGTGTTGGTTCACATTCGTTTTaatatgaaaattattttctgataacgaataaaaattttaaatccacGTTCCCAAATATATTTTGTATCAGAAAATGAGCGTGatataaaaacgaataaatgcAACCAATATGCGCAACTGTGATGGGACAATTTCTCCAGATTTCCGGTGATAGCTTTCGATATCGGCACGGCAAAAATGCATGAATGCATTTTCCTACAATTTTGTGGAACTATCTAGAAATTCTGCCatgttcgttcgttttttttgttgttgttggagtccTCTCGCTGAGTTTCCACGTTTATTTTAATTCGCCCTATATATGAGCGGGACAAATTTTGCTTGTTGCGGACGGTTGCGTATATATAATATGAGTAGGCTACTACGTGCGTATGAGTACTTCTGCGGACTTCTGTTATTTTATGATGCCTCTAGTGGCCTGACAGAGAAGTATTCCACAAAGCCAATGAGTCTATtacccaacaaaaaaatgctTTGCTGATTccttaattgtttttcaaacttcaattacattacaattttaatgattctttatttctaatttttaggTTAGCCTCTACACTTCATTTGttaattgatttattcaaggaatagaattaaatattcattttcaaaattttaaccaTATCTATTTCCtttaaattgttattaaaataaactGTTTGATTACATGATTGATTAATTTATCGCAATCAATTTATCTGTTAGATTGCGAATGACGTTTGATTTAATGTTAGGTTTGCCAATACAtggtttattaaataatagctTACCCGAAAGATTGATTGTTTTCTCCAATGTTAATCGATAGATggtttgattaattttacatttcattttgtatgttttatttgaattaaaagagTGTTACCTTGGTGTTATTGGTATTTAATTAATGTTAAATGAATGTTAGAATTGTGTAATGAATGTTAGATTTCTGTTAGAATACAAGATCACGATTGATTTAAGTTATTgtaatgtttaatttattgcttaatatttctttgttggtaaaaaggtacaacggcaccccataatatcgccccgccaccccacgtcacacTTCATGTTAatattaagttaaagtaacacttattactatagtaacaatacaattatatcatgcggtcacatgttgcattacatgagtcttggctaatagatagcgagctaccatCATACCCATCCCTTACGGAAAAATCTCATCTAATTTTATGAGAAATCATAAGTTTTCTCATGACACTGatgattttttcataattttttatgataaaaattttatctCACTAAAATCTCACTTTTTAATGAGATTATAAATCGTAAAAACTgacctaaaaaaatttctaagtccaaaTCATCAATCTCATATGAGATATCACTGATTTCATAGTTAAAAAACATGTGAAAATCATATTAGAATCTCATATAATAATCATGAATATTTCTCATGACATATAGGTGTGAATAAGTTGAGAAATTGGAATAAAATCATGATATTTCCtgatgatttaaattttaatagcaTTAAATTTTCCATTATTTATCATGTATTTATCAAGAATATTAATCATGAGACATAAATGATAAACTAGTAACAAACtcattatatttttatgatttgtAAAATGTTTGTATCATTAAAtgtgtatttatttatcatGCATTTATCATGAATATACTCATGAGATATAAATGATAAACTAGTAACAAACtcattatatttttatgatgtgtaaaatttttgtatcattaaatgtgtatttatttatcatGCATTTATCATGAATATACTCATGAGATATAAGTACTAAAGTAGTAAGAAAATCAtgattttttcatgatttgtaAATTTTGGTATCATTAAATGCGCAGTTATTTATCATGGATTTATCATGAATATACTCATGAGATATAAGTACTAAAGTAGTAAGAAAATCATGATATTTTCATGATTGGTAAATTTTGGTATCATTAAATGTGCAGTTATTTATCGTGGATTTATCATGAGATATAAGTACTAAAGTAGTAAGAAAATCATGATATTTTCATGATATGCAGACGAAATGTACACTACTGTATATAGTTTAGAGAGTAGTCAACCGTGCGTTTTATATCGGATATACATCACTACATTATTGAATATATTGCTGTGCTAAGATGGATTTAGTTGATGAATCACCTACAGGGAAACGTAAACGTGGAACATATCACAACTACCTAACCAAtaatggaataaaaattcctCGACAAACCCTTTACAATCAACGAAAAAGAGCTAAACAGACGAATGCagaaagacaacaacaacaaacaattgCTACTGATGGTGCAactgctgatttccaaacaaCTAATGTTGCCAATGAGCCTAATAACTTATCAATAACTGCTGGTGTAAATGAATCAGATGACTTTCAAGAAAACCACATTAAGGGCAACAGCATTAATAATAATCCAATTCAGCAAGATGATACACCAAGAGACGAGCTATTAGAGAactatttcaatcaaatagatgACGAAGAGCAGGAGTTTTACgacgaaaatattttgtttcctgCTGCCAATGTAACAACAGCAGAAACCGATGATGAAATTAGAGGCAAGTGTGGCTCATAATTTCATTGCCAAAGTTTTTCATGCTAAAATCATGATAAATCGTCTATAAATCATGTTTTTCAACGATAACATCATAAGGACATTTTTATATCTTTTTAACAGTTAATGTATTCATTTCATCGCTCTATCCAAAACAGATGAAGCTGATGCTTTTGGAGTGGATCCAAATATGCTCTTGTATCCCAATAGTAAACTTACACTAGCGCAAGCTATCTTTTTCGTGTTGTCATTTTCCACCTACTGTTCAATGACGAGAGATTCCTTGCAATGTTTATTGgatttgctgttgctgtttctTCCGGCAGACTGTACACTTCCGCAGACTGTTTATCTCTTAGAAAAACACAGTAAACAGGAACTTGATAAGCCAACACATGTGTATTTCTACACGTCATGCCTAGAAGATATGACGGAAgaacaaaatgttttgcttTGCCGTACTTGCAACACtcaggaaacaaaacaagagtTAAAGGATAAAGGCGGACACTACTTATTGTTGTCGATTGAAAGTCAACTTCGTCGTTATCTACAGGTATATGTCCAAAATCATTACTCTCACGATATTAAACCACCTTATAACTaacatatatatttattttaggaT
The sequence above is drawn from the Daphnia pulicaria isolate SC F1-1A chromosome 1, SC_F0-13Bv2, whole genome shotgun sequence genome and encodes:
- the LOC124350138 gene encoding uncharacterized protein LOC124350138 is translated as MSSSFHISAVQLDDITRLWSHETLGILPDVENADAAATYQADCITYQGNQYTARLPWKDDHPELPSNYLICQRRTRHTVKSLLKKPQLLQLYSKIIRDQLSAGFIERVPRTQQAPHGCHYIPHFAVQKDSATTPIRIVYDCSCKTRHGASLNDCLLIGPPLQNDMLHILLRFRVHRIGFSSDIEKAFHKVQLHEADRDFIRFLWLSNDNDPDSDFVIYRFKVVPFGASSSPFILNSVIKKHLKRSSTPISVDIEANIYVDNLISGSETPEEALNYYAESLSTFQAASLSLQSWAFSDRSLNERAISGDTLQLPLFFLTPFCSTSPTKRDVLRRLSSIYDPLGFITPLSIPARILMQEIWREELQWDDPLPASFADRWLGLCSSLSDAKPKVPRSYFGDRSRARVAPLKGNGPQLTLPQLELMAALIGTRIATTIITAFQVLGISLSVTMWSDSQIVLYWLSKNDKQKNLFVANRVSTIITFNRLHQASWHYCPTASNPADLVTRGLTLQQLQTSSIWTRGPLWLSSEDEWPQWSVSSLSQIKILHLAEISTIAAPERLPLPLDISTVIDIVRFNWSSLKRTTAYVSRQFSNFQRPKAEWNREFLSTLELIQAERKWIVSFQFRFFANEYEYLRGDHKGRRPALISQLDLYLDADSIIRCRGRLNNADLSSDARNPILLPKNTELTRLIIQHFHERTLHSGVSYTISSIRQRFWIPSIRQQVKAIVRLCTRCHRVNGAPYRAPNPATLPSFRVRGDKAFAVTGIDFAGPFPVRGPSSQPDLKAYICLFTCTTSRAIHLELVEDLTAASFILAFRSFISHHFTPTMVLSDNATTFECAARALKSIFNSSEVTNYLSDCQIEWRFIPKRAPWYGGFWERLVGLTKEALKKMFGRTKLKFAEFRTIVTEIEAILNDRPITYVSSDLNDPQAPTPSHLMYGDRLTPLPHNPAVEEELLDPTFGEKPSHLLDMFSRRQRILKAFWSRWQKDYLTSLRERHITCKEKFKPSIKVGDVVLVHNEGPRIHWKLAVIGG